The following coding sequences lie in one Seriola aureovittata isolate HTS-2021-v1 ecotype China chromosome 5, ASM2101889v1, whole genome shotgun sequence genomic window:
- the LOC130169586 gene encoding proprotein convertase subtilisin/kexin type 5-like translates to MVCEHCDPSCRQCWGHGNRKCLSCRGDYLYLSHWGQCLKSCPPNYYHDSWSKNCHRCHPTCKTCSGKGALACQSCYEGFTLMSSICESNCTVGLYAASQASESKNDKSNCKACDSSCLDCRGPSMWNCTVCHAHQLLSDDGRCLSCCGNETRRDNKPIPRECCDCSALEDECIMGVNFVLGEAKDLEAQGRIAKLFATACVLLVVSVGGGIFLFLNARSKSLTIAPTTKAGGYEKLDTNGGVTSQPSTSSFSEYSDRIIGCEDDEEDEDDIVIVMGQDGTVYHKFKYGLLDEDEIELEYDDESYSYR, encoded by the exons ATGGTTTGCGAGCACTGTGACCCTTCTTGCAGACAGTGTTGGGGTCATGGTAACAGAAAGTGCCTGAGTTGCCGGGGGGACTACTTGTATCTGAGCCATTGGGGACAATGCCTGAAGAGCTGCCCTCCGAACTACTACCACGACAGCTGGTCCAAGAACTGTCACAGGTGTCATCCAACCTGCAAGACCTGTAGTG GTAAGGGCGCTCTGGCCTGTCAGTCCTGTTATGAAGGCTTCACTTTAATGAGTAGCATCTGTGAATCCAATTGTACTGTAGGCCTCTATGCTGCTTCTCAG GCCTCTGAGTCCAAAAACGATAAGTCAAACTGCAAGGCGTGTGACTCGTCCTGCCTGGACTGCAGAGGCCCCAGCATGTGGAACTGTACTGTGTGCCATGCACACCAGCTCTTGTCTGATGATGGCCGCTGCTTGAGTTGCTGCGGGAATGAGACACGTCGCGATAATAAGCCAATACCCAGGGAGTGCTGTGACTGCAGTGCCCTAGAAG ATGAGTGCATCATGGGTGTAAACTTTGTGTTGGGGGAAGCCAAGGATTTAGAGGCTCAAGGCCGCATCGCCAAACTCTTTGCTACTGCTTGTGTTCTACTTGTTGTCTCTGTGGGTGGAGGGATATTCCTCTTCCTCAATGCCCGATCTAAATCCCTCACTATTGCACCCACAACCAAAGCAGGTGGCTATGAGAAACTGGACACAAATGGAGGTGTTACCTCACAGCCTTCCACCTCCTCATTTAGCGAGTACAGCGACCGGATCATTGGatgtgaggatgatgaggaagacGAGGATGATATTGTCATTGTCATGGGACAAGATGGGACAGTGTATCACAAGTTCAAGTATGGACTCTTGGATGAAGATGAGATTGAGCTAGAGTACGATGATGAGAGCTACTCGTACAGATGA
- the rfk gene encoding riboflavin kinase produces MKSLPFFCRGEVIRGFGRGSKELGIPTANFPDSVVDNLPTDISTGIYYGWACVGNGDVHKMVMSIGWNPYYKNTKKSMETHVIHMFKEDFYGEILSVVMVGYIRPERSYDSLEALIAAINNDIEEAKVKLELPEHLKLRDDNFFTSSPSSSSALPSTTASTSQTIMNGH; encoded by the exons ATGAAAAGTCTTCCATTCTTCTGCCGGGGAGAGGTCATCAGAGGCTTCGGGAGAGGAAGCAAAGAACTGGGAATTCCCACAG CCAACTTCCCAGACTCAGTGGTGGACAATCTTCCAACAGATATCAGCACAGGAATCTACTATGGCTGGGCCTGCGTGGGTAATGGGGATGTCCACAAAATGGTGATGAGCATTGGCTGGAACCCTTACTACAAAAATACCAAGAAGTCCATG GAGACCCATGTGATTCATATGTTCAAAGAGGACTTTTATGGGGAGATTCTCAGTGTTGTCATGGTGGGCTACATCCGACCAGAAAGAAGCTATGACTCTCTTG AAGCCCTCATTGCAGCGATCAACAACGACATTGAGGAGGCCAAGGTCAAGCTGGAGCTTCCAGAGCATCTCAAACTGAGAGACGACAACTTCTTCACCAGCTCTCCCAGCTCATCTTCAGCCCTGCCCTCCACCACAGCATCTACGTCACAGACTATTATGAATGGTCACTGA